A window of Citrus sinensis cultivar Valencia sweet orange chromosome 7, DVS_A1.0, whole genome shotgun sequence contains these coding sequences:
- the LOC102624153 gene encoding leucine-rich repeat receptor protein kinase EMS1-like has translation MVFSLSFGTFTAIDEPKQERRSLVHFKNSLQNPQVLSGWNKTTRHCDWFGVKCRHSRVVSLVIQTQSLKGPVSPFLYNLSSLRILDLSKNLLFGQLSPQVSNLKRLKMLSLGENQLSGSVPSQLGLLTRLETLSLRSNSFTGEMPSELGDIKQLKSLDFSGNGLNGTFPSRLGDLTQLQDLGLSDNLLSGSLPVSLFTNLQSLSYLDVSNNLLSGNIPPEIGNLKKLSDLYLGINQFTGSIPAELGNCRNLKAVVLSLNALSGSLPEQLAELQIFTFSAGMNQLSGPLPSWLGKWNQMDSLWLYNNQFVGRIPPEIGNCSMLKCISLSNNKLSGPIPRELCDSGSLVEINLDGNMLSGTIEDVFDRCTNLSELVLVNNRISGSIPEYISELPLKVLDLQYNNFTGVIPVSLWNSENLMEFNAASNLLEGSLSWEIGNAVALEELDLSSNMLTGQIPKKIGNLTNIQILKLNSNFFDGIIPMEFGDCISLNTLDLGNNNLNGSIPEKIADLTQLQFLDLSHNNLSGPIPSKPSSYFREVSIPYLSYSQNHGKFDLSYNTLSGPIPEELGSCVVLVYLLLSNNMLSGKIPVSLSRLTNLTTLDLSENLLTGSIPPEFGDSLKLQGLYLGYNQLTGSIPGSLGRLNGLIKLNLTANKLSGSVPTNFGNLNGLTHLDLSYNELDGELPSSLSHILGIEGLYVQSNKLSGPVDKLFLNSVAWKIAIMNLSNNFFDGGLPQSLSTLSYLMRMDFHLNKLTGEIPSDLGNLVHLEYLDFSRNMLGGHIPEKMCSLPNLLYLNLADNRLEGEVPRSGICQNLSIMSLTGNKDLCGKIMGSDCKILTFGKLALVGIVVGSVLVIAIIVSVLWWWIQRSNRQSDPEETRESKRNSISDQNRKSISDRSSSALMEHLSINLAMFEPSLQKLTYDQIVAGTNKFCEENVIGGGGFGTVFKGTMPDGKTVAVKKLSQATGQGDREFAAEMETLGMVKHQNLVELLGYCSVDEEKLLVYEYMVKGSLDDWLRNQAASLDWGKRCKIAGGAARGLAFLHHGFQPHIIHRDIKASNILLNDDFEAKISDFGLARLISDCESHVSTVVAGTIGYVPPEYGGTGKATERGDVYSFGVILLELVTGKQPTGPEFEDKDGENLVDWVLHMMKNEQADEVLDPAVLNANSKPTMLKMLQIATGCISNDPTVRPTMLHVLELIENIIMDEPPEEIKIERGESSGTKDI, from the coding sequence ATGGTTTTTTCTTTAAGTTTTGGAACTTTTACCGCCATTGATGAGccaaaacaagaaagaagaagTCTTGTTCATTTCAAAAACTCCCTTCAAAATCCTCAAGTCCTTTCTGGATGGAACAAAACGACTCGACACTGTGACTGGTTTGGAGTGAAATGTAGACACAGCCGAGTCGTCTCCCTAGTTATCCAAACTCAGTCACTCAAAGGCCCTGTCTCTCCTTTCCTCTATAATCTTTCGAGCCTCAGAATCCTTGACCTCTCCAAAAACCTTCTCTTTGGTCAACTCTCTCCTCAAGTCTCCAACCTTAAACGTCTGAAAATGCTGTCTTTGGGTGAAAACCAGCTGTCCGGTTCTGTCCCGAGTCAACTCGGTTTGCTGACTCGGCTCGAAACTCTCTCGCTTCGTTCCAACTCTTTCACCGGGGAAATGCCATCTGAGCTTGGGGACATAAAACAGCTCAAGTCCCTCGATTTTTCCGGCAATGGCTTGAATGGAACATTTCCGAGTCGACTCGGTGACTTGACTCAGTTGCAGGACTTGGGCCTCAGTGACAATCTTCTCTCAGGTTCACTCCCTGTAAGTCTCTTCACAAATTTACAGTCTTTGAGTTATCTGGATGTTTCAAATAACTTACTGTCTGGTAACATTCCCCCTGAAATTGGCAACTTGAAAAAGCTTAGTGACCTTTATCTTGGCATAAACCAATTCACCGGGTCCATACCAGCTGAGCTTGGTAACTGTAGGAATTTGAAAGCAGTGGTGCTTTCTCTCAATGCATTATCTGGGTCGTTGCCTGAGCAGCTGGCCGAGCTACAAATTTTTACGTTTTCTGCTGGAATGAACCAACTTTCTGGACCATTGCCTTCTTGGCTGGGGAAGTGGAACCAAATGGACTCCCTCTGGCTGTATAATAACCAGTTTGTTGGCCGAATCCCACCAGAGATTGGAAATTGTTCTATGTTGAAGTGCATTAGTTTGAGCAATAACAAGCTTTCTGGTCCCATACCAAGAGAATTGTGTGATTCAGGATCCCTTGTGGAGATTAATCTTGATGGGAATATGCTTTCAGGAACTATTGAAGATGTTTTTGACAGGTGTACCAATCTGAGTGAGTTGGTACTCGTAAATAATCGCATATCTGGTTCCATACCGGAGTATATCTCGGAGCTGCCATTGAAGGTTCTTGATCTTCAATATAACAATTTCACTGGTGTAATACCAGTGAGTCTGTGGAACTCGGAGAACTTGATGGAGTTTAATGCAGCCAGTAATCTGTTAGAGGGTTCTCTTTCCTGGGAGATAGGTAATGCAGTTGCTTTGGAAGAGCTTGATCTTAGTAGCAATATGTTAACAGGGCAAATACCTAAGAAAATTGGGAATCTCacaaatattcaaattcttaagttgaattcaaatttttttgatggGATTATTCCAATGGAATTTGGAGACTGCATTTCACTTAACACATTGGACCTGGGAAACAACAATCTCAATGGGTCAATTCCAGAGAAGATTGCAGACCTGACTCAGCTGCAATTCTTAGATCTCTCtcataataatttatctgGGCCGATTCCTTCAAAGCCTTCATCCTATTTCCGTGAGGTCAGTATACCTTATTTAAGTTATAGCCAGAATCATGGAAAGTTTGATCTTTCATACAATACGTTGTCTGGTCCAATACCTGAAGAACTGGGGAGCTGTGTGGTTTTAGTATATCTTCTACTTAGCAATAACATGCTCTCTGGTAAGATTCCTGTATCACTCTCGAGACTAACAAACCTTACAACCTTGGACTTGTCTGAAAATCTGTTAACAGGCTCCATTCCACCAGAATTTGGTGACTCTCTCAAGCTTCAAGGCTTGTATTTGGGATACAACCAGCTTACGGGTTCCATCCCTGGAAGCCTAGGTCGTTTGAATGGTTTGATAAAGCTGAATTTGACAGCCAATAAGTTATCTGGCTCAGTGCCAACTAATTTTGGAAACTTGAATGGGCTTACGCACCTGGATTTAAGCTATAATGAGCTTGACGGTGAGCTTCCTTCGTCTTTGTCACACATTCTGGGAATTGAGGGGCTTTATGTTCAGTCCAACAAGCTTTCGGGTCCAGTGGATAAACTCTTTTTAAATTCAGTGGCCTGGAAGATTGCAATAATGAACTTGagtaataatttctttgatgGGGGTTTGCCACAGTCTTTGAGTACCCTTTCATACTTAATGAGAATGGATTTTCATCTAAATAAGTTGACAGGAGAGATTCCTTCTGACCTTGGTAATCTTGTGCATCTGGAATACCTGGATTTTTCAAGGAACATGCTAGGTGGACATATTCCAGAGAAGATGTGTAGTTTGCCGAATCTGTTATACCTGAATTTGGCAGATAATAGATTGGAAGGTGAGGTGCCGAGAAGTGGTATTTGTCAGAACCTCTCAATAATGTCACTCACTGGGAACAAAGATCTCTGTGGGAAAATTATGGGTTCAGATTGCAAGATTTTGACCTTTGGTAAATTGGCCCTGGTTGGAATTGTTGTTGGCTCTGTTCTTGTCATTGCAATTATCGTCTCTGTGCTGTGGTGGTGGATTCAAAGAAGCAACAGGCAAAGTGATCCTGAGGAAACTAGAGAAAGCAAGCGAAATAGTATCTCTGATCAAAATAGAAAGAGTATCTCAGATCGCAGCAGCAGTGCGTTAATGGAGCATTTGAGCATCAATTTAGCCATGTTTGAACCAAGTCTCCAGAAATTAACTTATGATCAGATTGTTGCAGGCACCAACAAATTCTGCGAGGAAAATGTTATTGGAGGTGGTGGCTTTGGAACTGTATTCAAAGGTACTATGCCTGACGGGAAAACAGTGGCAGTCAAGAAGTTAAGCCAGGCTACAGGACAGGGTGACCGAGAATTTGCTGCTGAAATGGAAACCTTGGGCATGGTAAAGCACCAGAATCTTGTGGAGTTGCTTGGTTACTGCTCAGTTGATGAGGAGAAGCTACTTGTCTATGAGTACATGGTCAAGGGAAGCTTAGATGATTGGCTAAGAAATCAGGCTGCATCTCTTGATTGGGGTAAACGCTGCAAAATTGCAGGTGGTGCTGCTCGTGGGCTAGCATTTCTTCATCATGGCTTCCAACCTCATATTATCCACAGGGATATCAAAGCTAGCAACATCTTGcttaatgatgattttgaagcAAAAATTTCAGACTTTGGACTTGCTCGACTGATCAGCGATTGTGAGAGTCATGTTAGCACTGTTGTAGCGGGCACAATTGGCTATGTTCCCCCGGAGTATGGGGGAACTGGGAAGGCTACTGAAAGGGGTGATGTATATAGCTTTGGTGTCATCCTACTTGAATTAGTGACCGGAAAACAACCCACAGGACCTGAGTTTGAAGATAAAGATGGCGAGAATTTGGTCGATTGGGTGCTGCATATGATGAAGAATGAACAGGCTGATGAGGTTCTGGACCCTGCAGTGCTTAATGCAAATTCAAAGCCAACGATGCTTAAAATGTTGCAGATTGCCACTGGTTGCATCTCTAATGATCCTACTGTCAGGCCTACCATGCTTCATGTACTGGAGTTGATTGAAAATATCATAATGGATGAACCTCCAGAGGAGATTAAAATAGAAAGGGGAGAATCCTCTGGCACTAAGGATATATAG